The proteins below come from a single Chelmon rostratus isolate fCheRos1 chromosome 12, fCheRos1.pri, whole genome shotgun sequence genomic window:
- the sdhc gene encoding succinate dehydrogenase cytochrome b560 subunit, mitochondrial: MALLLRTFARQGVCISRPHYSGLYKHAAPMGTTAKEEMNKFWSKNARLNRPMSPHLTIYKWSVPMMMSITHRGTGVGLSGAISAFAAAALVLPGNYPYYLDLIHSLSVGPFLIGLAKFGIAFPVSYHTYNGIRHLWWDSGKGFRIPEVYRTGYVVIGLSIITSIALTCL; this comes from the exons ATGGCGCTGCTCCTAAG GACGTTTGCCCGTCAGGGTGTCTGCATCTCCAGACCACACTACAGTGGCCTCTACAAAca TGCTGCTCCAATGGGAACCACAGCTAAGGAGGAGATGAACAAGTTTTGGTCCAAAAATGCCAGACTAAATAGACCAATGTCTCCTCATCTCACCATTTACAA atggtCCGTCCCCATGATGATGtccatcacacacagaggaactgGAGTGGGCCTCAGTGGAG ctATCTCGgcctttgctgcagcagcactggtATTACCGGGAAATTATCCATACTACCTGGACTTGATCCACTCGCTCTCCGTCGGCCCCTTTCTCATTGGGTTGGCCAAGTTCGGTATCGCCTTCCCCGTATCTTACCACACCTATAACGGCATCCGCCACTTG TGGTGGGACAGTGGCAAGGGCTTCAGAATCCCAGAAGTCTACCGCACCGGCTACGTGGTTATTGGTCTGTCCATCATCACCTCCATAGCCCTGACTTGTCTCTGA